ATTGTTGTTGTTATTCCAAAATCATGAACTTTTGCAGTAATAGGAGAACCTGTTCTTTCTCTTTCCAATCTGTCTTGTTCTGTATACGCTCTCCATTCTGGACCTTGATCTATAACAAATTCATCAATGACATATCCACAATTAGTACAGATGTATGTGCCTTTGTTTAGATCTAACGTTATACTTTCACTTCCGCAATTAGGGCACTTTATTTTCTCCATTTTTTCTTACCCCTCTTTTCTTTAAGTTCTACGTATAACTTACCTTGGGGTGCTTTTTCTGATAACGGTAATGCTAGTATGTATGGTTCTTCCACATTTCCAATTATATCTAAGATTTTGCCTACTCGATTTCCTTGTTCATCAACTAAAACTTTACCAGTATACTCTT
The sequence above is drawn from the Sulfurisphaera tokodaii str. 7 genome and encodes:
- a CDS encoding Gar1/Naf1 family protein, translated to MTKIKLVEVGEYLKNTLNNKWLLKGNPKIDYSSQEYTGKVLVDEQGNRVGKILDIIGNVEEPYILALPLSEKAPQGKLYVELKEKRGKKKWRK